The following proteins come from a genomic window of Sorghum bicolor cultivar BTx623 chromosome 3, Sorghum_bicolor_NCBIv3, whole genome shotgun sequence:
- the LOC110433357 gene encoding uncharacterized protein LOC110433357, with product MAGEDDDAAAAAAAKAAKEADAARAEEARRAEEARLCNAALDEYESAHEAIWAQATAVVNVKALIPVILDKVTNTDTKWRGMFLTVLGKYALTRHVLDDQVFPERPAWLQADCVVLTWIFGTVSGDLQQSLMIRQRPAREAWCYLEDEFLGQKESRALLLETQFRNLRQDSMSITDFCRRLETMAASLAEFGDPIGDRQMVLTLLRGLSGKFRHMVSILKMHRPFPTFAEARTHLLLEEMEIDARPPSPPTALIAHQQPAAAGPPAPSSTSRQGNPMAPQRPPGAPTGGQRTNGRRRGRGGRGGSQQPPGGGTPSAGQHSAPSGMHQGVHPSFAQPWAGSLQMWPYGRPPPPQPAFTAFPQYGGSFGSVPGGGVYGTGYTAPPPSVYGGAVHSPSTFQAPPVPFPVAVQPPWNPTQGGAWNQDSLVQSFNTMSLTPHTPSEWYADSGAGSYDYGCRIYTPGT from the exons ATGGCTGGCGAAGacgacgacgccgccgccgcggcagcCGCCAAGGCGGCCAAAGAAGCCGACGCTGCTCGCGCTGAAGAAGCGCGTCGGGCTGAGGAGGCCCGCCTTTGCAACGCCGCCCTGGACGAGTACGAGAGCGCTCACGAAGCCATCTGGGCGCAGGCTACCGCCGTCGTCAACGTGAAGGCGCTCATCCCCGTCATCCTCGACAAGGTCACGAACACCGACACCAAGTGGCGCGGGATGTTCCTCACTGTGCTCGGCAAGTATGCGCTGACCCGCCACGTGCTCGACGATCAGGTGTTCCCCGAGCGCCCCGCATGGCTCCAGGCGGACTGCGTCGTCTTGACGTGGATCTTCGGCACCGTCTCCGGCGATTTGCAGCAGTCGCTCATGATCCGCCAACGCCCCGCGCGTGAGGCGTGGTGCTACCTCGAGGACGAGTTCCTTGGCCAGAAGGAGTCTCGCGCCCTCCTCCTCGAGACGCAGTTCCGTAACCTCCGGCAAGACTCCATGTCGATCACCGATTTTTGCCGTCGTCTGGAGACCATGGCTGCGTCCCTCGCCGAGTTCGGCGACCCCATCGGTGATCGCCAGATGGTTCTCACCCTTCTTCGCGGGCTGAGCGGTAAATTCCGCCACATGGTGTCGATCCTCAAGATGCATCGTCCGTTCCCGACGTTCGCCGAGGCCCGGACGCACCTCTTACTGGAGGAGATGGAGATTGATGCTCGCCCGCCCTCACCGCCCACGGCTCTCATCGCGCATCAGCAGCCGGCTGCGGCTGGCCCGCCGGCGCCCTCCTCCACATCGCGCCAGGGGAACCCGATGGCTCCACAGCGTCCCCCCGGTGCGCCCACTGGTGGCCAGCGCACCAACGGTCGTCGCCGTGGCCGCGGCGGGCGTGGTGGCAGCCAGCAGCCTCCTGGAGGGGGCACGCCCTCTGCTGGACAGCACAGCGCACCGTCGGGCATGCACCAGGGTGTGCATCCGTCCTTTGCTCAGCCTTGGGCAGGCTCGCTGCAGATGTGGCCATACGGCCGCCCTCCGCCGCCTCAGCCGGCCTTCACCGCTTTTCCACAGTATGGCGGGTCGTTCGGCAGCGTTCCGGGCGGTGGCGTCTATGGCACCGGCTACACCGCGCCCCCACCGTCCGTCTACGGCGGAGCTGTGCACTCGCCATCAACGTTCCAGGCCCCCCCGGTGCCCTTTCCGGTGGCTGTGCAGCCACCCTGGAACCCCACTCAAGGAGGCGCATGGAACCAGGACTCCCTGGTGCAGTCGTTCAACACCATGTCGCTCACCCCGCACACACCATCCGAATGGTATGCCGACTCCGGTGCTGGCTCATATGACTACGGATGCCG GATCTACACACCAGGAACGTGA